A region from the Nostoc sp. HK-01 genome encodes:
- a CDS encoding transposase, IS4: MSSSRKTNRDHAKKKQRPMMEDEVIASQLEQLLTPAITSQENYYRQLGLRDRILNLPLMVAAVLTLLWRDVAGATELTRMLAREGFLWCKPLEVSQQAISQRFLTFPAQLFERVFKDLVPKLQDSWQRRSRRKVPQSVQFTKSKFEKIWIVDCSILEALFQKLDSLKDAPPGKLAGKICTVIDLVNFLPVEIWFNENARSADTNFESDILKSADPHTLLLLDRGFYHFNFWLQLIAQKVNFITRLKKGAAIHVEQVFTDSFSLRDRLIRLGSGTKKTPFITLRLVEVRSAKTWHSYLTSVLEPTVLPPYVVADLYRRRWRIEDAFNTVKRLLGLSYLWTGSVNGVQLQIWGTWLFYAVLVDLGDAVADELSLPFDSISLEMIYRGLYHFYVAHQKGKATDPIKYFAAPENQDLGIVKRQRKPNMLLIVAPFPDQQRGTPEFFFQPPSQIPLTTASQP, from the coding sequence ATGAGTAGCAGTCGTAAAACCAATCGAGATCATGCTAAAAAGAAGCAACGCCCAATGATGGAAGACGAAGTAATTGCTTCTCAACTTGAGCAGTTACTTACACCAGCAATCACTTCACAAGAAAATTACTACCGTCAACTGGGATTAAGAGACAGGATTCTCAACTTACCATTAATGGTAGCGGCAGTGCTAACTCTACTGTGGCGAGACGTGGCGGGAGCCACAGAATTAACCAGAATGTTAGCACGAGAAGGGTTTCTGTGGTGTAAACCTCTTGAGGTGAGCCAACAAGCAATATCGCAGAGATTTCTGACATTCCCAGCGCAATTATTTGAAAGAGTTTTTAAAGATTTAGTCCCAAAATTACAAGATTCTTGGCAAAGAAGAAGTAGGCGAAAAGTCCCCCAAAGTGTTCAATTCACTAAGTCAAAATTTGAAAAAATTTGGATAGTAGATTGTTCAATTTTGGAAGCTTTATTTCAGAAGCTTGACAGTTTAAAAGATGCTCCGCCTGGTAAATTAGCTGGAAAAATTTGTACAGTTATAGATTTAGTCAATTTTTTACCTGTAGAAATTTGGTTTAATGAGAATGCCAGAAGTGCAGATACAAATTTTGAATCAGATATTTTAAAGTCAGCAGATCCCCATACCTTACTTTTATTAGATAGAGGATTTTATCATTTTAACTTCTGGCTACAACTAATTGCACAAAAAGTGAATTTTATTACTCGGTTAAAAAAGGGAGCAGCAATTCATGTCGAGCAGGTATTTACAGATAGCTTTTCTTTACGTGACCGTCTGATACGTCTTGGCTCTGGCACTAAGAAAACTCCGTTTATTACTTTACGTCTGGTCGAAGTTCGTTCAGCTAAGACCTGGCATTCTTATTTAACAAGTGTGCTTGAACCTACAGTTTTACCACCATACGTTGTGGCTGATTTGTACCGTCGAAGATGGAGAATTGAAGATGCTTTTAATACTGTAAAGCGGCTCTTAGGTTTAAGTTATTTATGGACTGGTTCTGTTAATGGTGTTCAATTGCAGATTTGGGGTACTTGGTTATTTTATGCTGTGTTAGTTGATTTAGGTGATGCTGTCGCCGACGAACTTTCTCTACCTTTTGACTCCATTTCTCTAGAGATGATTTATCGCGGTCTTTATCATTTTTATGTTGCTCATCAAAAAGGTAAGGCAACTGACCCTATCAAATACTTTGCTGCACCAGAAAATCAAGATTTAGGCATTGTTAAACGACAACGAAAACCAAACATGTTGCTCATCGTTGCTCCTTTCCCTGATCAACAACGAGGCACACCTGAATTTTTCTTTCAGCCACCTTCTCAAATCCCCTTGACAACTGCCTCACAACCTTAA
- a CDS encoding helicase domain-containing protein: MTEILNPTPGSIVSCRNRQWVVLPAENEDVIRLRPISGNEEEIAGIYQKLQELGIETLESATFPLPSSISIKDHTAAVLLMDAARHLLRSGAGPFRCLGRLSLRPRPYQLVPLLMALRLETVRLLIADDVGIGKTIEAGLIARELLDRGEIKRIAVLCPPHLCDQWQQELREKFHIDAVVVRSGTASKLERAIANGTHIFSYYRHIIVSLDYAKAERRRASFITHCPDFVIVDEAHTCTRPSSKSTSQQQRHQLIQQIAEKSDRHLLLLSATPHSGIEESFLSLLGLLQPEFEQLTLDRLTEKQRDKLASHFIQRRRADVKQWLGNETPFPERDSEEKPYKLSKEYKQLFDDVYNFARGLVKTTTNEMSYAQRRGRYWSALALIRCVMSSPAAAVATLNRQVSKSGDDSLLADLDEDLMSSYVYDPTDQEQAVDATPTVVVEQGQQSYGDTDKRKLRAFVQAAQKLQGDKDQKLQSCIASVQTLLSEGFNPIIWCRYIATANYVADALKQKLEKKGSQIRVIGITGELSEDEREIRLQELKSYPQRVLVATDCLSEGVNLQSHFSAVIHYDLPWNPNRLEQREGRIDRYGQTASQVKTLLLYGSDNPVDGAVLDVLIRKAVQIHKTLGITVPVPMDSTTVSEAVFKSLFDRAHDAVQLSLLDLLDEQESAVEQVHKNWDKAVEREKISRTRFAQRSIKPAEVEQELIESEQILGSEHDVQRFVLSAANRLSCSLTKKKQGWLLSTIPNFLQPSLGDKPRLFTFTTPAPEGVEYVGRNHPLVEGLARHIIEDALSNNQDPVAARCGFTTTDTVTKRTTLLLVRLRHLLNSPKHQSLLAEECAVVGFTGPPSNPIWLTPEEAKSLLEQANPVGDAPPGIKQAEIEELLSQITEIESDLELFARERSHSLSQSHRRVRAITQEGQIQIKPQLPMDILGVYILQPGKRK, from the coding sequence ATGACGGAAATTTTGAACCCCACTCCAGGCTCTATAGTGAGTTGTCGTAATCGGCAGTGGGTTGTATTACCTGCGGAAAATGAGGATGTTATTCGCTTGCGTCCCATTTCAGGAAACGAAGAGGAAATAGCTGGAATTTACCAGAAGCTTCAGGAGTTAGGCATAGAAACTCTTGAATCAGCAACCTTTCCGTTACCTAGCTCTATCAGTATTAAAGACCATACAGCAGCAGTTTTACTGATGGATGCAGCACGTCATTTGCTGCGAAGTGGAGCAGGGCCATTTCGGTGTTTGGGACGTTTATCATTGCGTCCTCGTCCCTATCAGTTAGTACCTTTATTGATGGCGTTGCGATTAGAAACAGTGCGCCTGCTCATAGCTGACGACGTGGGAATAGGAAAAACCATCGAAGCTGGGCTAATTGCGCGTGAACTTTTAGATAGAGGTGAAATTAAGCGGATAGCTGTCCTTTGTCCTCCTCATTTATGCGACCAGTGGCAGCAGGAATTACGCGAAAAGTTTCATATTGATGCGGTGGTAGTACGTTCTGGAACAGCTTCTAAATTAGAACGAGCGATCGCAAATGGCACTCATATATTTAGTTACTATCGACACATTATTGTTAGCCTAGACTATGCCAAGGCAGAACGCCGTCGTGCAAGTTTTATTACACACTGCCCTGATTTTGTAATTGTGGATGAGGCGCATACTTGTACGCGTCCTAGTAGCAAGAGTACATCTCAGCAACAACGCCACCAATTAATTCAGCAGATTGCCGAAAAAAGCGATCGCCATTTATTATTACTTTCTGCTACTCCTCATAGTGGTATTGAAGAGTCCTTTTTATCACTGCTAGGATTGCTTCAACCGGAATTTGAACAATTAACCTTAGACCGCCTAACAGAGAAACAGCGAGACAAACTAGCAAGCCATTTTATTCAGCGTCGGCGGGCAGATGTTAAACAGTGGTTGGGCAATGAAACACCTTTTCCTGAAAGGGATTCGGAAGAAAAGCCTTACAAGTTATCTAAGGAATATAAACAATTATTCGATGATGTCTACAACTTTGCTCGTGGGCTAGTAAAAACTACCACAAACGAAATGAGCTATGCCCAGCGTCGGGGACGTTATTGGTCAGCATTGGCGTTGATTCGTTGTGTAATGTCTTCCCCAGCCGCAGCAGTAGCAACATTAAACCGTCAGGTGAGTAAATCAGGCGACGATAGTTTACTTGCTGATTTAGACGAAGACTTAATGAGTTCTTACGTTTACGACCCTACAGACCAGGAGCAAGCTGTTGATGCAACTCCGACTGTAGTTGTAGAACAAGGACAGCAAAGCTATGGCGATACAGATAAACGCAAACTCCGAGCTTTTGTGCAAGCAGCCCAAAAGTTACAGGGTGATAAAGACCAAAAATTACAATCATGTATTGCTTCCGTACAAACCCTGCTTTCAGAAGGTTTTAACCCGATTATTTGGTGTCGCTATATTGCCACAGCAAATTATGTTGCTGATGCTCTCAAGCAAAAACTAGAAAAGAAAGGCAGTCAAATTCGAGTCATTGGTATTACTGGGGAACTTTCAGAGGATGAACGAGAAATTCGCCTGCAAGAGTTAAAGTCATATCCTCAAAGAGTTTTAGTAGCTACCGATTGTTTAAGTGAAGGGGTAAACCTGCAATCTCACTTCAGTGCAGTGATTCACTACGATTTGCCCTGGAACCCCAATCGCTTGGAGCAACGGGAAGGTCGTATTGACCGTTATGGTCAAACTGCAAGCCAGGTTAAGACCTTGTTGCTTTACGGTTCAGATAATCCGGTGGATGGTGCAGTTTTGGACGTGCTAATTCGTAAGGCTGTACAAATTCACAAGACCTTGGGAATTACTGTTCCCGTACCAATGGACAGCACCACAGTGTCGGAAGCTGTTTTTAAATCTTTGTTTGACCGCGCTCATGATGCGGTGCAATTGTCTTTGTTGGATTTGCTAGATGAACAAGAATCTGCTGTTGAGCAAGTTCATAAAAATTGGGACAAAGCAGTAGAGCGAGAAAAGATTAGCCGTACCCGCTTTGCTCAACGCTCAATCAAACCTGCGGAAGTAGAGCAAGAACTAATTGAATCTGAGCAAATTCTAGGTAGTGAACACGATGTGCAACGGTTCGTGTTGTCAGCCGCAAATCGCTTATCTTGTTCGTTAACCAAGAAAAAACAGGGTTGGTTACTGTCTACAATTCCTAATTTTCTCCAGCCTTCACTGGGGGATAAGCCGCGCTTGTTTACCTTTACAACCCCTGCACCAGAAGGGGTGGAATATGTAGGGCGGAATCACCCATTAGTAGAAGGTTTAGCACGTCACATTATTGAAGATGCGCTCTCAAATAATCAAGACCCTGTAGCAGCACGCTGTGGTTTCACTACGACCGATACTGTCACCAAACGCACGACTTTACTGTTAGTGCGGCTACGGCATTTGTTAAACAGCCCCAAACACCAAAGTTTGCTGGCGGAAGAGTGTGCAGTAGTTGGATTTACTGGCCCACCATCTAATCCTATTTGGCTGACACCAGAGGAAGCAAAATCTCTGCTGGAACAAGCTAACCCTGTAGGCGATGCGCCTCCAGGTATCAAACAAGCAGAAATTGAAGAGTTGCTCAGTCAAATCACAGAGATTGAGTCTGACTTAGAACTATTTGCTAGAGAACGATCGCATTCTCTTTCCCAATCCCATCGGCGAGTCAGAGCCATCACCCAAGAAGGGCAGATTCAGATTAAACCCCAGCTACCGATGGATATTCTAGGCGTTTACATTCTT